From one Rhizobium sp. CIAT894 genomic stretch:
- a CDS encoding glycosyl transferase, producing MLTVVIECRDQESELAQTLSVLVAGAVEGLVSDVIVLDHGSRDGTSRVADAAGCRFHLQWDIKDIVRSARGEWLLFVEPGARPQAGWIDDIAEYMALNKLPARFTASRGYRRPFFQRVGRATPPLELGLLMPKNQAVATAQSGMALAEFAKGQKPRKLASELIPSWVARAAR from the coding sequence ATGTTGACGGTTGTTATCGAATGCCGGGATCAGGAATCTGAACTGGCCCAGACTCTATCGGTATTGGTGGCAGGTGCCGTGGAGGGGCTCGTCAGCGATGTGATCGTGCTTGATCACGGCTCGCGCGACGGCACCTCGCGGGTCGCTGACGCTGCCGGCTGCCGGTTTCATTTGCAATGGGATATCAAGGACATCGTCCGCTCCGCCCGCGGCGAATGGCTGCTCTTCGTCGAGCCGGGCGCCCGGCCTCAGGCCGGCTGGATCGACGATATCGCCGAATATATGGCGCTCAACAAGCTGCCGGCGCGCTTCACCGCCTCGCGCGGCTACCGGCGCCCGTTTTTCCAGCGCGTCGGCCGGGCGACGCCGCCGCTGGAGCTCGGTCTGCTGATGCCGAAGAACCAGGCGGTCGCCACCGCCCAAAGCGGCATGGCGCTTGCCGAATTCGCCAAGGGCCAGAAGCCGCGCAAGCTCGCCAGTGAATTGATTCCTTCTTGGGTGGCGCGCGCTGCGCGGTAG